From the genome of Nakamurella flavida, one region includes:
- a CDS encoding rhodanese-like domain-containing protein, producing the protein MSSVEIPEVMVPDLPDDARLLDVREDDEWAAGHAPGATHIPMTELAGRLDEVPEGDPLYVICRSGGRSARVTAYLNGQGWDAVNVAGGMGVWAASGRPLVAEGDATPEVI; encoded by the coding sequence GTGAGCTCAGTGGAGATCCCCGAGGTGATGGTTCCGGACCTGCCCGACGACGCCAGGCTGCTCGACGTGCGCGAGGACGACGAGTGGGCAGCCGGGCACGCTCCCGGCGCCACGCACATCCCGATGACCGAGTTGGCCGGTCGGCTCGACGAGGTCCCCGAGGGCGACCCGCTGTACGTGATCTGCCGTTCCGGTGGCCGTTCCGCGCGGGTGACCGCGTACCTGAACGGGCAGGGCTGGGACGCGGTCAACGTGGCCGGCGGGATGGGCGTGTGGGCGGCGTCCGGTCGACCGCTCGTCGCCGAGGGCGATGCCACCCCCGAAGTGATCTGA
- a CDS encoding CPBP family intramembrane glutamic endopeptidase encodes MTSPPSPAPPGALTPRPETARSIRIEIALVFLVTLGSSGILALLQLIDSLQKEQPLAQQSVSIVVQRAEVPLLDLFIQLALVVRGVAWGGLGLYLLWRAGVNLRTRLGLDRTRPGKDALAGVGLAAAIGIPGLAFYLVAVAIGINLTVAVTTLDDTWWRIPVLVFTAFENGFLEEILVVGYLLTRLDQLGVRPWVAIASSAVLRGSYHLYQGFGGFLGNAIMGVVFGYAYRRWGRIWPLVIAHTLLDVVSFVGYALLKNHVSWLP; translated from the coding sequence ATGACGAGCCCACCCTCCCCCGCGCCGCCCGGGGCGCTGACCCCGCGTCCGGAGACCGCCCGGTCGATCCGCATCGAGATCGCCCTGGTCTTCCTGGTCACCCTGGGCAGCAGCGGGATCCTGGCCCTGCTGCAGCTGATCGACTCGCTGCAGAAGGAGCAGCCGCTCGCCCAGCAGAGCGTCTCGATCGTGGTGCAGCGGGCCGAGGTCCCGCTGCTGGACCTGTTCATCCAACTGGCGCTGGTCGTCCGCGGTGTGGCCTGGGGCGGGCTCGGGCTGTACCTGCTCTGGCGGGCCGGGGTGAACCTGCGGACCCGGCTCGGCCTGGACCGCACCCGCCCGGGGAAGGATGCGCTGGCCGGGGTGGGACTGGCCGCCGCGATCGGAATCCCGGGTCTGGCCTTCTATCTCGTCGCCGTGGCCATCGGCATCAACCTGACCGTCGCGGTCACCACCCTGGACGACACCTGGTGGCGCATCCCGGTACTCGTCTTCACCGCCTTCGAGAACGGTTTCCTGGAGGAGATCCTCGTCGTCGGATACCTGCTGACCCGCCTGGACCAGCTGGGCGTCCGCCCCTGGGTGGCCATCGCGAGCAGTGCCGTGCTGCGCGGCAGCTACCACCTCTACCAGGGGTTCGGCGGCTTCCTCGGCAACGCGATCATGGGCGTGGTGTTCGGCTACGCCTACCGCCGGTGGGGCCGCATCTGGCCGCTGGTCATCGCGCACACCCTGCTCGACGTGGTCTCGTTCGTCGGGTACGCGCTGCTGAAGAACCACGTCAGCTGGCTGCCGTGA
- a CDS encoding DUF5926 family protein gives MSKKTARRAAASPAGSATLTAESPRRPCPCGSGRRYKACHGGSDPADLIVSRPFAGLAAETELIALREFVPSATAPLTLRAAAASADDAAAPDGAGTLPTPSVTLATVLPGAAAALTRSDGSVLLGLQVQTHSGDLARDLATALEWALAAEPSSVLAVVGRATLGPRWADLVVDEPLQVTVHEDFGWWLESDPEPGSEVAASLERANGAVMPSAKIADLPGAYWVDTGDKAHLRWVRPEDEQTLMAALARVAAAGELDLGEGTRYVGSFRAHGCLVPVWDLDRDAHPSEWTEPVRAFAARLEVALASDEPLTDAQRRARDGILGRQFTLR, from the coding sequence GTGTCCAAGAAGACTGCGCGCCGTGCGGCCGCCTCCCCGGCGGGTTCCGCCACCCTGACGGCCGAGAGCCCCCGTCGTCCCTGTCCCTGCGGGTCCGGCCGCCGGTACAAGGCCTGCCACGGCGGGTCCGATCCGGCCGATCTCATCGTGTCCCGTCCGTTCGCCGGCCTGGCCGCCGAGACCGAGCTGATCGCCCTGCGCGAGTTCGTGCCGTCCGCGACCGCCCCGCTCACCCTGCGGGCCGCCGCGGCGTCGGCTGATGACGCCGCCGCGCCGGACGGTGCCGGCACGCTTCCCACGCCGTCGGTCACCCTGGCCACCGTGCTGCCCGGTGCTGCCGCCGCCCTCACCCGCTCGGACGGTTCGGTGCTGCTGGGTCTGCAGGTGCAGACCCACTCCGGCGACCTGGCCCGTGACCTCGCCACCGCCCTGGAATGGGCGCTGGCCGCCGAGCCGTCGTCCGTCCTGGCCGTGGTCGGCCGGGCCACCCTCGGACCGCGGTGGGCCGATCTGGTGGTGGACGAGCCGTTGCAGGTCACCGTGCACGAGGACTTCGGCTGGTGGCTGGAGAGCGATCCGGAGCCCGGCAGCGAGGTGGCCGCGTCGCTCGAGCGGGCCAACGGCGCCGTGATGCCGAGCGCCAAGATCGCCGACCTCCCCGGCGCGTACTGGGTGGACACCGGCGACAAGGCGCATCTGCGCTGGGTCCGGCCCGAGGACGAGCAGACCCTGATGGCGGCACTGGCCCGGGTGGCCGCCGCCGGCGAGCTCGACCTGGGCGAGGGCACCCGGTACGTCGGGTCGTTCCGCGCCCACGGCTGCCTGGTCCCGGTGTGGGACCTCGACCGAGACGCGCACCCGTCGGAGTGGACCGAGCCGGTCCGCGCCTTCGCGGCACGCCTGGAGGTCGCCCTCGCCTCGGACGAACCGCTCACCGACGCCCAGCGGCGGGCCCGCGACGGCATCCTCGGGCGGCAGTTCACGCTGCGCTGA
- a CDS encoding carbohydrate kinase family protein, translating into MPTIAVIGEIIADAVLPADGISDGVARLTVHPGGGPANTATALSRLGTHARFGARISGGALGALCRAKLEESKVDLSAAETATEAASLAIARLDASGAASYEFYVEGTADWAWTPETLAPVVDGPFPAGTGAPVAVHTGSLALALQPSGRAIEDLLGRARERMTTSVDPNLRPLLVPVEDYRQNIDRWVGLADLVRLSEDDLELLWPGWTPERCLDHLHQQGVVLAIVSLGAEGAVASLRGEQVRVPIAPTTLVDTVGAGDSFQGGLLHHLAENGHLGGRLDRLDLEGLTAALTFASRVSAINCSRAGANPPWAAELD; encoded by the coding sequence ATGCCGACGATCGCCGTCATCGGGGAGATCATCGCCGATGCCGTCCTGCCCGCCGACGGGATCTCCGACGGGGTGGCGCGGCTGACCGTCCACCCGGGCGGCGGGCCGGCGAACACCGCGACGGCCCTGTCCCGGCTGGGCACCCACGCCCGGTTCGGCGCGCGCATCTCCGGCGGCGCCCTCGGCGCGCTGTGCCGGGCCAAGCTGGAGGAGTCGAAGGTCGACCTGTCCGCGGCGGAGACCGCGACCGAGGCGGCCTCCCTGGCGATCGCCCGCCTGGACGCCTCGGGTGCGGCGTCCTACGAGTTCTACGTGGAGGGCACCGCCGACTGGGCGTGGACGCCGGAGACCCTGGCCCCCGTCGTCGACGGCCCCTTCCCGGCCGGCACCGGCGCCCCGGTGGCCGTGCACACCGGATCGCTGGCCCTGGCCCTGCAGCCCTCGGGACGCGCCATCGAGGACCTGCTGGGCCGGGCGCGGGAGCGGATGACCACCTCGGTGGACCCCAACCTGCGGCCGCTGCTCGTCCCGGTCGAGGACTACCGGCAGAACATCGACCGGTGGGTGGGCCTGGCCGACCTGGTGCGGCTGTCCGAGGACGACCTGGAGCTGCTCTGGCCGGGCTGGACACCGGAACGCTGCCTCGACCACCTGCACCAGCAGGGGGTCGTGCTGGCCATCGTCAGCCTGGGGGCCGAGGGCGCGGTGGCCTCGCTGCGCGGGGAACAGGTGCGGGTGCCCATCGCCCCGACCACCCTGGTCGACACGGTCGGCGCCGGCGACTCGTTCCAGGGCGGGCTGCTGCACCACCTGGCCGAGAACGGGCACCTGGGCGGGCGGCTCGATCGGCTGGACCTCGAAGGCCTGACCGCCGCGCTCACCTTCGCCTCGCGCGTCTCGGCGATCAACTGCTCACGCGCCGGGGCGAACCCGCCCTGGGCCGCCGAACTGGACTGA
- the pheA gene encoding prephenate dehydratase, with amino-acid sequence MGRVTSTVRWAYLGPEGTFTEQAACELASTLPEPPELVSAAGVSAALAALRSGEVEAACVPLESSVEGAVPLTQDELIHGAPLMIVAEAYVPVTFDLLVRAGTSLDDVRTVGAHPHGLAQIRGWLADRLPAAQTVVHASNAAAAAAVAAGELDAAAAAPVAADTYGLIAAARDIGDVRDAVTRFVLLRRPGPPPAPTGNDRTSMMLSVDNEPGALLAVLSEFATRGVNLTRLESRPTRNGLGDYVFLVDAEGHIADPALADVAAALTRRGALPRLLGSYARRSGAAAPAARYATDSAYAAAARTVAQWQNGAWS; translated from the coding sequence GTGGGCCGGGTGACGAGCACGGTGCGCTGGGCCTATCTCGGGCCCGAGGGCACCTTCACCGAGCAGGCCGCCTGCGAGCTGGCGTCCACCCTCCCCGAGCCTCCCGAGCTGGTCTCCGCCGCCGGTGTCTCGGCCGCTCTGGCCGCCCTGCGATCCGGTGAGGTGGAGGCCGCGTGCGTCCCCCTGGAGAGCTCCGTCGAGGGCGCCGTCCCCCTCACCCAGGACGAGCTGATCCACGGCGCGCCGTTGATGATCGTGGCTGAGGCCTACGTGCCGGTGACCTTCGACCTGCTCGTCCGCGCCGGCACCTCGCTGGACGACGTCCGCACCGTCGGGGCCCATCCGCACGGACTCGCCCAGATCCGGGGGTGGCTCGCCGACCGGCTTCCCGCGGCACAGACGGTGGTGCACGCGTCGAACGCCGCGGCCGCCGCCGCGGTGGCCGCCGGCGAGCTCGACGCCGCCGCCGCCGCACCCGTCGCGGCCGACACCTACGGACTGATCGCCGCGGCCCGGGACATCGGTGACGTGCGTGACGCGGTCACCCGGTTCGTGCTGCTGCGGCGCCCCGGGCCGCCGCCCGCCCCGACCGGCAACGACCGCACGTCGATGATGCTGTCCGTCGACAACGAACCCGGAGCCCTGCTGGCCGTACTCAGCGAATTCGCCACCCGCGGCGTCAACCTCACGCGGCTGGAGTCCCGTCCCACCCGGAACGGCCTGGGGGACTACGTGTTCCTGGTCGACGCCGAGGGGCACATCGCCGATCCGGCGCTGGCCGACGTGGCCGCCGCGCTCACCCGCCGCGGTGCCCTCCCGCGCCTGCTGGGTTCCTATGCCCGCCGCTCCGGGGCCGCGGCCCCCGCGGCGCGCTACGCCACGGACTCCGCCTACGCCGCTGCCGCCCGCACGGTGGCGCAGTGGCAGAACGGAGCCTGGTCATGA
- a CDS encoding glycoside hydrolase family 16 protein: MALSRTLRTAGTAFTAGLTSLLLLASALPASAQTLSAATALQSAPPSFSASGLSVTTTTTGATGTVTLRATEPTTAQLAGICVIDSAGVYRDFPRDADVQITPAGFTNTKTRNYDPGTYTYWGCAKVNGGWYNIGERKTFTVSSTPSGPIVPVGHTTYSTTGLTATVTGTSATASVRISSSQPITASDVGICVVNAAGANRNFPQDQNITLSPSGYLQVKTRAFDPGTYTYYGCIKVGGGWYNVGEKKTFVVDVPTSGPIIPVGPTTYGAKDLSAVVTGQSVTAKATLTATQYATASDAGICVKDSDGINRNFPLEKDVLLSPNGYAETATASFDPGTYSYWGCVKIGGGWYDVGTKQSFTVAVPTSGPIYPIFTTTYGATDLSAVVTGQSVTAKATLTTTRYATASDAGICVKDSDGVNRNFPLEKDILLTPGAGYLETATASFDPGTYSYWGCIKVQGGWRDVGERRTFTVAVPTSGPIVPIFLSSYGATNLSAVVTGQSVTAKANLTTTRYATASDAGICVKDSDGVNRNFPLEKDILLTPGAGFAETATASFDPGTYSYWGCVKVGGGWNDVGERKTFTVAVPTSGPIYPIFNTTYGATDLSAAVTGQSVTAKATLTTTRYATASDAGICVKDSDGINRNFPLEKDMLLKPTAGTVETATMSFDPGTYTYWGCMKVNGGWNDVGERKTFTVAVPSGPIIPIFQTTYGATNLTAAVDGAKVTATASITASRLATASQVGICVKDAKGINQDFLKDENILLSPTAMPFTKTKVFIPGTYTYWGCAQVAGGWYDFGAVQSFTVNAVSHVDATASGEEMPKGDLPGFAQIFSEDFGTDQAAGEFPGRYGAKWRSYDGFPDTSQNGDYDQDIITVHEGVLDMNLGTGADGRPKSAAPIPLIDESGKVTGQTYGRYSVRFRADNLPGYGMAGLLWPSSGVWADGEVDFPEGGLDSNIWAYTHCIGNPQVNCSYLDTGVGFSQWHTATIEWTPGKLVYILDGRVLQTVTKSVPTKAMQWVLQTGTHGEVPDAATSGHVLIDWVSVWKYTG, translated from the coding sequence ATGGCCCTCTCACGCACCCTGCGTACCGCCGGTACGGCCTTCACGGCCGGACTGACCTCCCTGCTCCTGCTCGCCTCCGCCCTGCCCGCGTCGGCCCAGACCCTCAGCGCCGCAACCGCTCTGCAGTCCGCGCCTCCGTCGTTCTCGGCGTCCGGCCTGTCGGTGACGACCACGACGACCGGCGCCACCGGCACCGTCACCCTGCGGGCCACCGAGCCGACCACCGCCCAGCTGGCCGGCATCTGCGTGATCGACTCCGCCGGTGTCTACCGCGACTTCCCCCGGGACGCGGACGTGCAGATCACCCCGGCGGGTTTCACCAACACCAAGACCCGGAACTACGACCCGGGCACCTACACCTACTGGGGCTGCGCCAAGGTCAACGGCGGCTGGTACAACATCGGCGAGCGCAAGACGTTCACCGTCAGCTCCACCCCCAGCGGCCCCATCGTTCCGGTCGGTCACACCACATACAGCACAACGGGTCTCACCGCGACGGTCACCGGCACCTCGGCCACCGCCTCCGTCCGGATCAGCTCCTCGCAGCCCATCACGGCCAGCGACGTCGGCATCTGCGTGGTCAATGCCGCAGGCGCCAACCGCAACTTCCCGCAGGACCAGAACATCACCCTGAGCCCGTCGGGGTACCTGCAGGTCAAGACCCGCGCCTTCGACCCCGGCACCTACACCTACTACGGCTGCATCAAGGTCGGCGGGGGTTGGTACAACGTCGGGGAGAAGAAGACCTTCGTGGTGGACGTCCCCACGAGCGGCCCCATCATCCCGGTGGGCCCCACCACCTACGGAGCCAAGGACCTGTCCGCGGTGGTCACCGGGCAGTCCGTCACCGCCAAGGCCACCCTGACCGCCACGCAGTACGCGACCGCCTCCGACGCGGGCATCTGCGTCAAGGACTCGGACGGGATCAACCGCAACTTCCCGCTGGAGAAGGACGTCCTGCTGTCCCCCAACGGATATGCCGAGACCGCCACCGCCTCGTTCGACCCCGGCACCTACAGCTACTGGGGCTGCGTCAAGATCGGCGGTGGCTGGTACGACGTCGGCACCAAGCAGAGCTTCACCGTCGCCGTGCCCACCAGCGGACCGATCTACCCGATCTTCACCACCACCTACGGTGCCACGGATCTCTCGGCGGTGGTCACCGGCCAGTCCGTGACCGCCAAGGCCACGCTGACCACGACGCGCTACGCCACGGCCTCCGATGCGGGCATCTGCGTCAAGGACTCGGACGGCGTCAACCGCAACTTCCCCCTCGAGAAGGACATCCTGCTCACCCCGGGTGCCGGCTACCTCGAGACCGCCACGGCCTCCTTCGATCCCGGGACCTACAGCTACTGGGGTTGCATCAAGGTCCAGGGCGGCTGGCGGGACGTCGGCGAGCGCAGGACGTTCACCGTCGCCGTGCCCACCAGCGGACCCATCGTCCCCATCTTCCTGTCCTCGTACGGCGCCACCAACCTGTCCGCGGTGGTCACCGGCCAGTCCGTCACCGCGAAGGCCAACCTGACCACCACCCGCTACGCCACCGCCTCCGACGCCGGCATCTGCGTCAAGGACTCCGACGGCGTCAACCGCAACTTCCCCCTCGAGAAGGACATCCTGCTCACCCCCGGTGCCGGCTTCGCCGAGACCGCCACAGCCTCCTTCGATCCCGGGACCTACAGCTACTGGGGCTGCGTGAAGGTGGGCGGCGGCTGGAACGACGTCGGCGAACGCAAGACCTTCACCGTGGCCGTGCCGACCAGCGGCCCGATCTACCCCATCTTCAACACCACCTACGGCGCCACCGACCTCTCCGCCGCCGTCACCGGCCAGTCCGTCACCGCGAAGGCCACCCTCACCACCACCCGCTACGCCACCGCCTCCGACGCCGGCATCTGCGTCAAGGACTCCGACGGGATCAACCGCAACTTCCCCCTCGAGAAGGACATGCTCCTCAAGCCCACCGCGGGGACCGTGGAGACGGCGACCATGTCGTTCGACCCCGGTACCTACACCTACTGGGGCTGCATGAAGGTCAACGGCGGCTGGAACGACGTCGGCGAACGCAAGACCTTCACCGTGGCCGTGCCCAGCGGCCCGATCATCCCGATCTTCCAGACCACCTACGGAGCCACGAATCTCACCGCTGCGGTCGACGGCGCCAAGGTCACCGCCACCGCCTCGATCACCGCTTCCCGACTGGCCACCGCCAGCCAGGTGGGCATCTGCGTCAAGGACGCCAAGGGCATCAACCAGGACTTCCTGAAGGACGAGAACATCCTGCTCAGCCCCACGGCGATGCCGTTCACCAAGACCAAGGTGTTCATCCCCGGCACCTACACCTACTGGGGCTGCGCCCAGGTGGCCGGCGGCTGGTACGACTTCGGGGCCGTGCAGAGCTTCACGGTGAACGCCGTCAGCCACGTCGACGCCACCGCCAGCGGCGAGGAGATGCCCAAGGGCGACCTCCCGGGCTTCGCCCAGATCTTCTCCGAGGACTTCGGCACCGACCAGGCGGCCGGCGAGTTCCCGGGCCGCTACGGCGCCAAGTGGCGGAGCTACGACGGCTTCCCCGACACCTCGCAGAACGGTGACTACGACCAGGACATCATCACCGTCCACGAGGGCGTGCTGGACATGAACCTGGGCACCGGTGCCGACGGCCGACCCAAGAGCGCCGCACCGATCCCGCTGATCGACGAGAGCGGCAAGGTGACCGGCCAGACCTACGGCCGCTACTCCGTCCGCTTCCGCGCCGACAACCTGCCCGGCTACGGCATGGCCGGCCTGCTGTGGCCGTCCTCCGGGGTGTGGGCCGACGGCGAGGTCGACTTCCCCGAGGGCGGGCTGGACAGCAACATCTGGGCCTACACGCACTGCATCGGCAACCCCCAGGTGAACTGCTCCTACCTGGACACCGGGGTCGGCTTCAGCCAGTGGCACACCGCGACCATCGAGTGGACGCCCGGCAAGCTCGTCTACATCCTCGACGGCCGCGTCCTGCAGACGGTCACCAAGAGCGTGCCGACCAAGGCCATGCAGTGGGTGCTGCAGACCGGCACGCACGGTGAGGTCCCGGACGCCGCCACCTCGGGCCACGTGCTCATCGACTGGGTCAGCGTGTGGAAGTACACCGGCTGA
- a CDS encoding DUF4432 family protein, with amino-acid sequence MTDPAGWTAAHLADRVTDLRQVARADEYTLADGGRRIRLSAARGFDVEILPDRGFDLGAVAYDGVPLGFCTPAIRTPAVPDGSDEQFARRFGAGLLTTCGLDSYGLPTQDAGQHLPQHGRAADLSAHEVAVRTEWVDGAYRLTASGRMRQWRLVGEDLDWRRTVSIDLGGDTLVITDAVTNQGRTRWPHMMLYHLNLGFPMLDGTSTIEVSRPGPPEEPTPRDETARGGLGTWSRFPEPLPGEPEQVFRHDLPTDRPGEVTVTTPSIGRALTVQVDPAQLPYVFQWRSARAGLYALGIEPGNVPTMDGRAVARAAGVLPYLEPGERADYRVGVRITPAG; translated from the coding sequence ATGACCGACCCCGCCGGCTGGACCGCCGCCCATCTCGCCGACCGCGTCACGGACCTGCGTCAGGTCGCCCGCGCCGACGAGTACACCCTGGCCGACGGCGGCCGGCGGATCCGGCTGAGCGCCGCACGGGGATTCGACGTCGAGATCCTGCCGGACCGCGGGTTCGACCTCGGTGCAGTCGCCTACGACGGGGTGCCGCTGGGGTTCTGCACCCCGGCGATCCGCACCCCGGCCGTGCCGGACGGATCCGACGAGCAGTTCGCCCGCCGGTTCGGCGCCGGCCTGCTCACCACCTGCGGGCTGGACAGCTACGGACTGCCCACGCAGGACGCCGGTCAGCACCTCCCGCAGCACGGTCGCGCCGCCGACCTGTCCGCCCACGAGGTGGCGGTGCGGACGGAATGGGTGGACGGGGCCTACCGGCTCACCGCGTCCGGCCGGATGCGCCAGTGGCGGCTGGTGGGCGAGGACCTCGACTGGCGGCGCACCGTCTCGATCGACCTCGGTGGTGACACGCTCGTCATCACCGATGCGGTGACCAACCAGGGGCGCACCCGGTGGCCGCACATGATGCTGTACCACCTCAACCTCGGCTTTCCGATGCTCGACGGGACGAGCACCATCGAGGTCTCCCGGCCGGGGCCGCCGGAGGAGCCGACACCGCGCGACGAGACCGCCCGCGGCGGCCTGGGCACCTGGTCGCGGTTCCCGGAGCCGCTGCCCGGCGAGCCCGAGCAGGTGTTCCGGCACGACCTGCCCACCGACCGCCCCGGCGAGGTCACCGTCACCACCCCGTCCATCGGCCGCGCCCTGACCGTGCAGGTCGACCCGGCCCAGTTGCCGTACGTGTTCCAGTGGCGCTCCGCCCGGGCCGGTCTCTACGCCCTGGGCATCGAACCGGGCAACGTGCCGACCATGGACGGCCGCGCGGTCGCCCGCGCCGCGGGAGTGCTGCCGTACCTGGAGCCGGGGGAGCGGGCCGACTACCGGGTCGGGGTCCGGATCACCCCGGCGGGCTGA
- a CDS encoding DUF4328 domain-containing protein: MTTAVLAVIAAGAEAWRFALLLAGRTQVLSGSVVRVNDALVTSAGLVLLVAAVATAVAAVPVLVRLHGDAARRSGRLPSRRPGEVAGWLLAPVANLYGAGVIVGEIDARLIVRAADPEPPGGARPSRLVSVWWAAWVLNGVLVLAALVRGSAGSLQAVADTVELHVAVDLTAALVAGLGAAVLGRFARLLTPAGPPHPGWRVADPAPTRAAAVTAGSPRVAPPAIVHPSVDHPVGEGGPAGPRPGPVPAVGAPGAP; encoded by the coding sequence GTGACCACCGCCGTTCTCGCCGTGATCGCCGCCGGCGCCGAGGCCTGGCGGTTCGCCCTGCTGCTCGCCGGCCGGACCCAGGTGCTGTCCGGTTCGGTCGTCCGGGTGAACGACGCCCTGGTCACCTCGGCCGGCCTGGTGCTGCTGGTCGCCGCGGTCGCCACCGCCGTGGCCGCCGTCCCCGTCCTGGTCCGGCTGCACGGCGACGCCGCCCGGCGGTCCGGTCGACTCCCGTCACGACGCCCCGGCGAAGTGGCCGGGTGGCTGTTAGCTCCCGTCGCCAATCTCTACGGGGCCGGGGTGATCGTCGGCGAGATCGATGCTCGACTCATCGTGCGGGCGGCCGATCCGGAGCCACCCGGCGGTGCCCGCCCGTCCCGCCTGGTGTCGGTCTGGTGGGCCGCGTGGGTGCTGAACGGCGTTCTCGTCCTCGCCGCGCTCGTCCGTGGCTCCGCGGGCAGCCTCCAGGCCGTCGCCGACACGGTGGAGCTGCACGTCGCGGTGGACCTGACCGCCGCCCTGGTCGCCGGACTCGGCGCCGCCGTGCTCGGCCGCTTCGCCCGACTGCTCACTCCGGCCGGCCCGCCCCATCCCGGATGGCGCGTCGCGGATCCGGCGCCGACCCGCGCCGCGGCCGTCACGGCCGGCTCGCCGCGGGTCGCACCTCCAGCGATCGTCCACCCGTCCGTCGACCACCCCGTCGGCGAGGGCGGTCCGGCGGGCCCACGGCCCGGACCCGTCCCCGCTGTCGGTGCACCCGGGGCCCCCTGA
- a CDS encoding histidine phosphatase family protein, with protein MTRLLLIRHGQTPGNVAGQLDTEVPGPPLTELGVEQAEAVAEVLGRELITSLHASSQLRAQQTAAPLARVHGLPVLVDDDLREVSAGDWVMRSDDEAVQGYLDVLHTWMTGDHERRMPGGPSGTEFLARYDAAVRRVTAGTAPGDTVAVVSHGAAIRVWATVRGLNVDADFGIRNRLPNTGVVALEADPAGGWMIDTWLGQPLGGPAVDDPDGEGPAGEPSTDPF; from the coding sequence ATGACCCGCCTGCTGCTCATCCGGCACGGCCAGACGCCGGGCAACGTCGCCGGTCAGCTCGACACCGAGGTCCCCGGCCCGCCGCTCACCGAGCTGGGCGTCGAGCAGGCCGAGGCCGTCGCGGAGGTCCTGGGCCGCGAGCTGATCACCTCGCTCCATGCGTCCTCCCAGCTGCGGGCCCAGCAGACGGCCGCGCCGCTGGCCCGGGTCCACGGTCTGCCGGTGCTCGTCGACGACGACCTGCGGGAGGTCTCCGCCGGCGACTGGGTCATGCGCAGCGACGACGAGGCCGTGCAGGGTTATCTCGACGTGCTGCACACCTGGATGACCGGCGACCACGAGCGGCGCATGCCCGGCGGCCCCAGCGGGACCGAGTTCCTGGCCCGGTACGACGCCGCGGTGCGTCGGGTGACCGCGGGGACGGCACCGGGGGACACGGTCGCCGTGGTCAGCCACGGCGCGGCGATCCGGGTGTGGGCCACGGTGCGTGGACTCAACGTGGACGCCGACTTCGGCATCCGGAACCGGTTGCCCAACACCGGGGTGGTCGCCCTGGAGGCCGACCCGGCCGGCGGCTGGATGATCGACACCTGGCTCGGGCAGCCGCTCGGCGGCCCGGCGGTGGACGACCCGGACGGCGAGGGCCCGGCGGGCGAACCGTCCACCGACCCGTTCTGA
- a CDS encoding metallopeptidase family protein has protein sequence MAVSMTRAEFDVLVSEALDLIPDRFTATMDNVVVLVEDHHPTENLYGLYHGVALTERTSSYSGYLPDTITIYRTPILAHAADPEAAREQVATTVIHEIAHHFGIDDDRLDELGWG, from the coding sequence ATGGCTGTCAGCATGACCCGCGCCGAGTTCGACGTCCTGGTCTCCGAGGCACTGGACCTCATCCCCGACCGCTTCACCGCCACCATGGACAACGTGGTCGTCCTGGTCGAGGACCACCACCCCACCGAGAACCTGTACGGGCTCTACCACGGGGTGGCCCTGACCGAACGGACCTCGTCGTACTCGGGGTACCTGCCGGACACCATCACCATCTACCGCACCCCGATCCTGGCCCACGCGGCCGACCCGGAGGCCGCCCGCGAGCAGGTGGCGACCACGGTCATCCACGAGATCGCCCACCACTTCGGCATCGACGACGACCGGCTGGACGAACTCGGCTGGGGCTGA